In Platichthys flesus chromosome 20, fPlaFle2.1, whole genome shotgun sequence, a single genomic region encodes these proteins:
- the zgc:56095 gene encoding ferritin, lower subunit-like, with the protein MQSVVNQNFHAETEGDLNKLINLKLSASYTYLSLGMYFDRDDVALPKFSSFFLERSVKEREQAEKLLEYQNLRGGRILLQTIAKPSREDWRGGLDAMTFSLDYQKTLNTCILDVHRRATTNTDPHLCDFLEQPFLTDSHETIKKLGDYIGSLTRITASETHGAMGEYLFDKHTL; encoded by the exons ATGCAGTCCGTGGTTAATCAAAACTTCCACGCGGAGACTGAGGGAGACCTCAACAAGCTCATCAACCTGAAGCTCAGTGCATCCTACACCTACCTCTCTCTG GGGATGTATTTCGACAGGGATGATGTAGCCCTGCCAAAAttctccagcttcttcctgGAGCGCTCGGTGAAGGAGAGGGAGCAAGCTGAGAAGCTGCTGGAATACCAGAACCTGAGAGGAGGCCGTATTCTGCTTCAGACTATCGCT AAACCAAGTAGAGAGGATTGGAGAGGTGGCCTGGATGCTATGACCTTTTCCCTCGACTATCAGAAGACCCTCAACACGTGCATCCTGGACGTGCACCGCAGAGCCACGACTAACACCGACCCTCAC CTGTGTGACTTCCTCGAGCAGCCCTTCCTCACCGACAGCCACGAGACCATCAAGAAGCTGGGCGACTACATCGGGAGTCTGACCCGCATCACTGCGTCCGAGACACATGGCGCTATGGGAGAATACCTCTTTGATAAACACACTCTGTAA
- the syt5b gene encoding synaptotagmin Vb — protein MRLVSTGVRAQRAAEPSEPEAEETTEPVHHEHSHSEHPHSEHPHSEHHEHSHPEHHPGHDYNHMKEKFMNEITHLPIPMWAVAAIVVLVLVLVACCIFCLFKKCFAKKKKPKKVRERKAGRVRKNKDGEGEAGEKEGEVKKEGEEQEKEQEKLGKLEFSLDYNFTDTQLIVGILQAQDLAAMDMGGTSDPYVKVFLLPDKKKKYETKVQRKNLCPVFNETFIFKIPYAELGGKTLVMQVYDFDRFSKHDIIGEIKIPMNSVDLGQPLQQWRDVESGEKEEQEMLGDVCISLRYVPTAGKLTVNIMEAKNLKKMDVGGLSDPFVKIVLQQNGKRIKKKKTTVKKNTLNPYFNESFSFEVPFEQIQKVQVVITVYDYDKLGSNDPIGKTFMGYGATGVGLRHWSEMLANPRRPVAQWHTLLHEEEVDALVKAKPR, from the exons ATGAGGTTAGTCAGCACAGGGGTCCGGGCCCAGCGGGCCGCGGAGCCGTCTGAACCAGAGGCAGAGGAAACGACGGAGCCGGTTCACCACGAGCACTCTCATTCAGAGCACCCTCATTCGGAGCACCCTCATTCAGAGCACCATGAGCACTCCCACCCAGAACATCACCCTGGACACGACTACAACCACATGAAAGAGAAGTTCATGAATGAAATCACTCATCTGCCAA ttCCCATGTGGGCAGTTGCAGCCATCGTTGTGCTGGTACTGGTTTTGGTGGCGTGCTGCATCTTCTGTTTATTCAAAAAATGCTTTGCGAAAAAGAAAAAGCCGAAGaaggtgagggagaggaaggccGGTCGCGTCAGAAAGAACAAGGATGGTGAAGGAGAAGCCGGAGAAAAG gagggggaggtgaagaaggaaggcgaggagcaggagaaggaacAGGAAAAGTTGGGTAAACTGGAATTCTCCTTGGACTACAACTTCACAGATACCCAG CTTATAGTGGGCATTCTCCAAGCTCAGGACCTCGCTGCTATGGACATGGGGGGGACCTCAGACCCCTACGTCAAAGTTTTTTTGTTACCtgacaaaaagaagaagtatGAGACCAAGGTTCAACGCAAGAATTTATGCCCTGTTTTCAACGAGACCTTCATCTTCAAG ATCCCGTATGCAGAGTTGGGTGGAAAGACTTTGGTGATGCAAGTTTATGACTTTGACCGTTTCTCCAAGCACGACATTATTGGAGAGATAAAGATTCCCATGAACAGCGTTGATTTGGGTCAGCCGTTGCAACAGTGGAGAGACGTGGAGAGtggtgagaaggaggag CAAGAAATGCTTGGTGACGTTTGCATTTCTTTACGGTACGTACCTACTGCTGGGAAACTGACAGTGAACATCATGGAGGCAAAGAATTTGAAGAAAATGGATGTGGGAGGATTGTCAG ATCCATTTGTGAAGATCGTTCTACAGCAAAATGGGAAACGCATCAAGAAGAAAAAGACGACGGTGAAGAAAAACACGCTCAATCCCTACTTTAATGAAAGTTTCAGCTTTGAAGTCCCCTTTGAGCAGATACAG AAAGTGCAGGTCGTCATCACAGTGTATGACTACGACAAACTCGGGAGCAATGACCCCATAGGAAAGACGTTCATGGGCTACGGAGCAACAGGAGTGGGCCTGCGTCACTGGTCGGAGATGCTGGCCAATCCCAGACGTCCGGTCGCCCAGTGGCACACTCTCCTGCACGAGGAAGAAGTCGATGCATTAGTCAAAGCAAAACCCCGCTAG